From the Misgurnus anguillicaudatus chromosome 17, ASM2758022v2, whole genome shotgun sequence genome, one window contains:
- the lims2 gene encoding LIM and senescent cell antigen-like-containing domain protein 2 isoform X1 — protein MDMPIQHENGELGRDNGLQYTEISEGSEMPVIKSQRRRSDVKVYKEFCDFYVRYNMANALANAICERCRSGFTHTEKIVNSNGELYHQQCFTCAQCFQQLEEGLFYEFEGRKYCEHDFQILFAPCCQQCGEFIIGRVIKALNNSWHPDCFCCDICHTVLADVGFVKNAGRHLCRPCHNGEKAHGLGKYICQRCHTIIEELPLIFKNDPYHPDHFSCYNCSKELSADARELKGELYCLPCHDKLGVPICGACRRPIEGRVVNAMGKQWHIEHFVCVKCEKPFLGHQHYERRGLAYCETHYNKLFGDVCFHCNRVIEGQVASALNKAWCVNCFVCTTCNSKLTLKDKFVEIDLKPVCKRCYERVPEEMKRRLAKRERDSKDKKKKIPICL, from the exons ATGGATATGCCAATACAACACGAGAACGGCGAGCTGGGCCGAGACAACGGCCTTCAGTACACAGAGATTTCTGAGGGATCCGAGATGCCTGTGATAAAATCACAAAGACGACGGAGTGACGTGAAAGTCTACAAAGAGTTTTGTGATTTCTACGTGCGCTA CAACATGGCGAATGCTTTGGCCAATGCGATCTGTGAGCGCTGCAGGAGCGGCTTTACACACACTGAGAAGATTGTCAACAGTAACGGTGAGCTGTATCATCAGCAGTGCTTCACATGTGCACAGTGTTTCCAACAGTTAGAGGAGGGACTCTTTTATGAG TTTGAAGGCAGAAAATACTGTGAGCATGATTTTCAAATTCTGTTTGCTCCCTGCTGTCAGCAGTGT GGAGAGTTCATCATTGGTCGAGTGATAAAGGCGTTGAACAACAGCTGGCACCCGGACTGTTTCTGCTGTGATATCTGTCATACGGTCCTCGCTGACGTGGGCTTTGTGAAGAATGCTGGCAG ACATCTGTGTCGTCCGTGTCATAACGGTGAGAAGGCTCATGGTCTGGGAAAATACATCTGTCAAAGGTGTCACACCATCATTGAAGAGCTTCCTCTTATTTTCAAGAATGACCCTTACCACCCTGATCACTTCAGCTGCTACAACTGCAG tAAAGAGCTGAGCGCTGATGCGAGGGAACTCAAGGGTGAACTCTATTGTCTCCCGTGCCATGATAAATTGGGTGTGCCAATTTGTGGTGCCTGCAGGAGACCCATAGAAGGGCGAGTGGTGAATGCTATGGGCAAACAATGGCATATTGAG cattttgtgtgtgttaaatGTGAGAAACCGTTTCTCGGTCATCAACATTATGAACGCAGGGGGCTGGCGTACTGTGAGACCCACTACAACAAG CTCTTTGGAGACGTTTGTTTCCACTGCAACCGCGTCATTGAGGGACAAG TTGCGTCTGCATTGAATAAGGCCTGGTGTGTCAACTGCTTTGTCTGTACCACATGCAACTCCAAGCTGACT CTCAAGGATAAGTTTGTGGAGATCGACCTGAAGCCAGTGTGTAAGCGTTGCTATGAGCGAGTGCCAGAGGAGATGAAGAGACGCTTGGCCAAGCGTGAACGAGACTCGAAGgacaagaaaaagaaaattcCCATCTGTCTGTAA
- the lims2 gene encoding LIM and senescent cell antigen-like-containing domain protein 2 isoform X2 encodes MDMPIQHENGELGRDNGLQYTEISEGSEMPVIKSQRRRSDVKVYKEFCDFYVRYNMANALANAICERCRSGFTHTEKIVNSNGELYHQQCFTCAQCFQQLEEGLFYEFEGRKYCEHDFQILFAPCCQQCGEFIIGRVIKALNNSWHPDCFCCDICHTVLADVGFVKNAGSKELSADARELKGELYCLPCHDKLGVPICGACRRPIEGRVVNAMGKQWHIEHFVCVKCEKPFLGHQHYERRGLAYCETHYNKLFGDVCFHCNRVIEGQVASALNKAWCVNCFVCTTCNSKLTLKDKFVEIDLKPVCKRCYERVPEEMKRRLAKRERDSKDKKKKIPICL; translated from the exons ATGGATATGCCAATACAACACGAGAACGGCGAGCTGGGCCGAGACAACGGCCTTCAGTACACAGAGATTTCTGAGGGATCCGAGATGCCTGTGATAAAATCACAAAGACGACGGAGTGACGTGAAAGTCTACAAAGAGTTTTGTGATTTCTACGTGCGCTA CAACATGGCGAATGCTTTGGCCAATGCGATCTGTGAGCGCTGCAGGAGCGGCTTTACACACACTGAGAAGATTGTCAACAGTAACGGTGAGCTGTATCATCAGCAGTGCTTCACATGTGCACAGTGTTTCCAACAGTTAGAGGAGGGACTCTTTTATGAG TTTGAAGGCAGAAAATACTGTGAGCATGATTTTCAAATTCTGTTTGCTCCCTGCTGTCAGCAGTGT GGAGAGTTCATCATTGGTCGAGTGATAAAGGCGTTGAACAACAGCTGGCACCCGGACTGTTTCTGCTGTGATATCTGTCATACGGTCCTCGCTGACGTGGGCTTTGTGAAGAATGCTGGCAG tAAAGAGCTGAGCGCTGATGCGAGGGAACTCAAGGGTGAACTCTATTGTCTCCCGTGCCATGATAAATTGGGTGTGCCAATTTGTGGTGCCTGCAGGAGACCCATAGAAGGGCGAGTGGTGAATGCTATGGGCAAACAATGGCATATTGAG cattttgtgtgtgttaaatGTGAGAAACCGTTTCTCGGTCATCAACATTATGAACGCAGGGGGCTGGCGTACTGTGAGACCCACTACAACAAG CTCTTTGGAGACGTTTGTTTCCACTGCAACCGCGTCATTGAGGGACAAG TTGCGTCTGCATTGAATAAGGCCTGGTGTGTCAACTGCTTTGTCTGTACCACATGCAACTCCAAGCTGACT CTCAAGGATAAGTTTGTGGAGATCGACCTGAAGCCAGTGTGTAAGCGTTGCTATGAGCGAGTGCCAGAGGAGATGAAGAGACGCTTGGCCAAGCGTGAACGAGACTCGAAGgacaagaaaaagaaaattcCCATCTGTCTGTAA